A window of the Streptomyces finlayi genome harbors these coding sequences:
- a CDS encoding response regulator transcription factor produces MCANVIVAEDDAKQAELVRRYLEREGHAVTVVSDGLAALEQARQGAPDLIVLDVMMPRADGLDVLRVLRSEQRELAVLMLTARATEDDLLLGLDLGADDYMTKPYSPRELMARVRTLLRRTRRDGDRAEGDVLRVGTLVVDPVRHEVAVDGTGVECTPGEFRLLTAMAAEPERVFTREQLLAELHGFDRYISSRTVDVHIMNLRKKIERAPRRPVRLLTVFGVGYKLMDPLKGAARASAR; encoded by the coding sequence GTGTGCGCAAACGTCATAGTCGCTGAAGACGACGCGAAACAGGCCGAGCTGGTCCGCCGCTACCTCGAACGCGAAGGACACGCGGTCACGGTGGTGTCCGACGGGCTCGCCGCGCTGGAGCAGGCCAGGCAGGGGGCACCCGATCTGATCGTCCTCGACGTGATGATGCCGCGCGCCGACGGACTGGACGTGCTCCGCGTACTCCGGTCCGAGCAGCGCGAACTGGCGGTCCTCATGCTGACCGCCCGCGCCACGGAGGACGATCTGCTGCTCGGGCTCGACCTGGGGGCGGACGACTACATGACCAAGCCCTACAGCCCGCGGGAACTCATGGCACGCGTGCGCACGCTCCTGCGGCGGACCCGGCGGGACGGGGACCGGGCGGAGGGCGACGTGCTGAGGGTGGGAACCCTCGTGGTCGATCCCGTGCGCCACGAGGTGGCCGTCGACGGCACGGGAGTCGAGTGCACGCCTGGTGAGTTCCGGCTCCTGACGGCCATGGCCGCCGAGCCCGAGCGGGTCTTCACCCGCGAGCAACTGCTCGCCGAACTGCACGGCTTCGACCGGTACATCAGCAGCCGCACCGTCGATGTGCACATCATGAACCTCCGTAAGAAGATCGAGCGCGCGCCCCGCAGACCGGTCCGGCTGCTCACGGTCTTCGGGGTCGGGTACAAGCTCATGGACCCGCTGAAGGGTGCCGCGCGTGCTTCGGCGCGCTGA